Genomic DNA from Apis mellifera strain DH4 linkage group LG6, Amel_HAv3.1, whole genome shotgun sequence:
AGATCTAGAATTATTACACTAAATGAAGTTGTTCGTCTAATAACATAGATTTCCTatgtgaattaataaaatcaagtcAATCAAGGTAAACAAAACTGTTCACGTGACATGCTGCAATTCCAACTATTGGCTAACAATCGCTAGTGAAttatgaatagaaaatttttttattatttttaattgttaaatcagattgatttaattgatttgaatgattaaataatttaatatttgaatttaaatatattttaatcataagtattataatttatttaagtaatttgGACACAAATaactaactatatatataattaaaagtaactaacaaaaactaaatattctggttaaaatactaaaatttaaaaattttggattctttttatatttttatatagattttgatatataaaatttaaaatacttaaaattaaatcttaaaattcatttgttcaaaacttatttaaaacttaaagTTTCatgtttttggaatattttaaatttttacataaatcttACAAAGTAAAAGCACTAGTatgtatcaatttaaattagagaaaacaaagaattagaatagaaaataaaaaatgtttttatttttcttttttattattttttatttattattttgaagcaaaaaaataaaatttttatgataaaataacatacaaaattaaaaattttttgtttgtttattatgAAACTAATAATGACTTAGTTGCATTTGttaacttatattaaaatatttactcaaTTTTTGAGAAGTTTTAGAAGAGTacgtttttgatttataatgctttaaaatgatattccatcttaatattattcttgatgTATCagttttcgtaatattttccaataatgtTTTAGActgatttattaatgattgatGATTCCATtgcaaatgattattaattgatttgtaATCTTCAGCATTCATTTGATTTGTGTTAATGATTGATTTCACAAAATTTGTAGAATTACAAGATATTTTATGAACAGATTGAATAATAGGTTTTTCAATAGAAGCACAACTATCTTGAAAATCATCCAATGTTAtgtatttcatttgatttaaacaataaattcctTTATCatcttttgatttaatttcagagcaatttatatttctagattctgaaacaatattaaacttattatcagtttttttaaattaaagtaattttaaatttttaaaattatatgtaaaaaatatatatatcatataaaaaagtataaaccttttttctttaaaaatggtTCTTGAACAAAAGTTTGTGATTTGAATGCTTGTTTCATTTGatgttcattatttttatttaaaaattctttgagagatatttttgtagataaaacacttttattttgtgatatatttaaagGATATGGATCTTTTGGTggtctttcttcttcctttaaaTTTGGATGGAGACTACTTAAGGTATTCATCAATTCAGTTATTCTAGTATGATAATTATCAGAAAATGtatgttttctatttttttcattcaataaaaCTCTATTTGTATCAGTATGTGaacatttattagaaatatccaATGACATATTTTGATCAAATCTatcagaataatataataatgattgagTTTCAGATGCAGTTGAATACATGGTAGTTAATTTTGTTTGTGATTGTGGAGTTTctttattggaattatttttagtctcagaattaattttattttctaagacATTTTTTGGCATTGAGAAAAGAACAAAAGGCACACGTTTTACGACAAGTTTTTCaacaatataatcatattcttTAACATTATCGTCCACGATGTCTtctaaagattcttttttacgattaattttaaaacaacttaaaaataattggcaACATTTAGTTTTGGTATTAGAATTGACTCTTGACGAATTAGAAATTGCAGTTTCGCATGAACtaacagaaatttttaatttaccacTCATTTTAAAagcatagaaatatttttaaaaatgttcaaatatttcaaatatatctctttatatgcattatataatgtaatcaaTTTCCGTTTTAATTGAGcccagaaaaatttataatttaaaattcttcatttcCGCAATTATTGAAAAACCGTAATAATGACATTTGCAAcacagatattttatttgaaagaaaggtAACactatatcataatttttaaaaaaataattaaatttgtaaattgacacgcatatttttatgttatgtttttatgtttatataattataaattttcaattgagaTTTGATGctgagttttaatttataatattttactgaatatatttattttcttgaaatctaaacttaattttgtttatcaaaattgttaatttatgttttagataaaaatgtttttaattatatagaattatttagaattattgatGATGAATAATcctaattgaatttaatttaaaatgtcaaatcgtataatttcgatattcgttTACCTTCTTTATGGATAGATGGCAGTTATGATgtttcgagaatatttaatattttatatgcgtTCAATAatgtttactattattaaataaagtcgAATGTTTGAAATTACAAAGAAAAGTTGAAGGAGgtgataaaatcgataaaagatttgttaaaatatttaaaatggcaacaataaaattaaatccatcAAATTCACCTTCTGTTGAATTAAGTTCGTATCGCGATCAACATTTTAaggttagattaaatttttaaactatcaattttttcttaatattttaaaaaaatatttgtgtttattttatcatataatgtaataatattatattctttcataataaTGATTACAGGGTTCAAGAGCTGAACAAGATAGACTATTAAGAAATTCTACAACATTATATGttggaaatttatcattttatactaCAGAAGAACAAATATATGAGTTATTTTCAAAGTGCGGTgatattagaagaattattatggGACtggacaaatataaaaaaacaccATGTGGTTTTTGTTTTGTTGAATATTATCAAAGAGTTGATGCAGAAAATTGTATGAGATATATTAATGGAACACGTTTAGATGATAGAATAATTAGAACTGATTGGGATGCTGGTTTTATTGAAGGCAGACAATATGGAAGAGGAAAAACTGGAGGacaagtatataattttatataataatttacattatattttattttgtactacattatatattttactaatattatacaaaacaaattatattattataggtaAGAGATGAATATAGATCAGATTTTGATAGTGGGAGAGGAGGTTATGgtaaaataatacaacaaaAAGTAACTCCTCTTTCGGATGGAACTTTTggacgttaaaattttatgaatatgacTATTTctcaacataaaattttttatgtataagaGAATTATAATAGTGTCTAATtgcatttaatgataaataatatgatatttaaagtaaataattgtaacagCTGTACATAGTAAATAaggataaatatcaaatataagtaaaaattatttataaatgactatatatgataaatggtggcaattttatttttacttcaatTCATtactattacaaaataaaaagaatattttaataagaaatattatataaatatattataaaaaattaatttttatttcattcaaaaaattttgttaaataaataatatctaaaaaataaattcttacttattaacaatattctatattctattttacttaattgtataataaacattaaaatatttacacttttcgaaatttgttaattattatcatcaatcatttctaatttttaatattaaaaaatataggaaaattGTCTTTAAAAATGTCTTTTGTGGAATGAtatgttttttgaaattaaaattattatataaatcaatattttttaataattaattataaatattttataatttaattttttaaaatgaacaaCAAAGTTTACTAGATGGTTTTTTCAATACTGCCCGAATTGCTTCATTGAAAACTTCTTCTAAGTTTTCTCGTTTCAAAGCAGAACATTCTACATATTTAtaagcttttattttttttttcatttttttgcattCCTTAAAGGTAATTGTATCAACATTTTCTGCATTTCTAAGATCTCCTTTAGTAcctaagtatataaatataaaatataaaaataattaaaaaatttatatgtattagtattaattttctaatattacaaatttaaaataataggaaattttataaaaaaattattcaatgtttaatattaaggaaaaattcaaatattgaaataaaatgagttatattaaaatactaataattaaagaaaaagaatatttttattaaattctggtattttaatcttaatttttttatctttaatgaaatttatttttatttattatatattaaataataataactattactattattaataataataataatttaatattatgtttaattgaaatcttataaagaaatataaaataatgtgatttattttatatgatttatttttatatgattatttttactatttaatttatactatatttttactatttaatttataattaatttataattatttttaacttaccAACTAGAACTATAGGTGTATTTGGACAGTGATGTTTAATTTCTGGGTGCCATTTATTTGCAACATTTTCGTAAGAAGTGCGAGAATTCACTGAAAAGCAGATCAAGAAGCAATCagtctgaaaataaaattaaatggtaaattgttataatttacatattaattaaaaatataaacaaaatgaaacaaataattaatcaaagacTCACATTTGGATAAGATAAAGGTCTAATTCGCTCATAATCTTCTTGACCAGCAGTATCCCATAAAGTCATATCAAATTCTTGTCCATCTACATGTATCATTCCTGCATAGTTATCAAAACTAAGAacagatataaatatcattttctgttttaaaataaaaataaaatcaataaataataaaaaattttcacacttataattttttttatttcgttttataaattataatttaataaaaaataaaatttttttatatttataaaaaactatttttatatttataaattaaatttacttacacAGTAGGTACATATTCCGAAGGAAATTCATTTGTTGTATATGTAATAAGCATACATGTTTTGCCAACAGTTCCATCACCAATTGTTGTAACTTTTATTGGTCTGTGTTTggaaatcgtatttttattttctggaaaaaaaaagaaattcatttattatataaaataataattgaaataaaataatattgatttaattttaattttaattttaattttaataaatttctattttattttgttcaattttattcgtttttaaaatatgcatttaatcaaataatagaaaaaattatttaacttttatttatttatgataaaatgaaatgagtttttaaaataatagaaatattagaaaaacattaaaaagtagaaaaaaaattatgagttTCAtagttttgttaaaaaaataaccaaCACATCCGGCGAGCTTATATCAAGGTTATCCTTGTCATTGTTTGTTGTATAGCATATTAATTCACATTGAAAGGTATTatgcttattattttattataacaattaaattatgctataattatattaatttattataattaaaatttataataataaaaaattaaataattcttctatataaaacaaaaattatattttttatatttttttatttatcatattatattaaaaatttatattgtttatgtaaattataaataattttataaaatataaatttttaaaattattaattttaaaaatgacgcagaaatctttattataaaataaacatacaattctaaagtaaaattttttttgtaagtgaatgtaatatatatatatatatatatatatatatatatatatatataaaattaaaataatataatgatattaaaattgataaaatttatttttttttatatatttttgcatcttTACATGCATAacttttatactattttataatatattgcttGAATCACATATGTATGCTGTGTTCGTGCGTTTTCAAAGTGCATGCCTTTGCCATTATATATCTGGAATCATCAatgtcatttcttttttttctattctatatgctttcactataatttttttcagcttttatattatttaatcctgCTTTTGTTCATTACATCTTTCTtttgttcattattaatatatatttattttttcgatctattttaaaaaaaaataaattaatctttatatgtaatattttattacaattcttcgtaactttttatcttttctttttaaattaaaatttattgaattaaattaaataattctaaagtaaaatttttatatatttaaattaatttttcgtttattatttacctTTATTGTTACTGCACATTGCGCGCACGAGTAAAATCCAATAATTATGAGTCTACTATAATTGTTCTTAGTCTTTCGTTCAATTTGGCGGCGTTTTTATCAGCAGTCAGTGTTAGTATTTATCTTTTGTCATCCGGCCAATTTCATTATCCGTTACATTATTTAACTGtagaaaaatgagaaagaaattgatagttctgtgataatttatatcaatacgACTCAATGATATGCATAGGTTGATCTGAAatgtaaaactttaaaaaaaaattaatgatatttaattgcataattgcaattaattattgatatatttcatatattaattttgaaaaataaaaaataaaaatataattttcaagacaGATTTCAAGATTCTTACAATTCAGAAAAtgatttcataaaaagatatatatcgattacgtaaaataaaatttagaataaaactagttatttattaataattttagaataaaatttttta
This window encodes:
- the LOC107964640 gene encoding uncharacterized protein LOC107964640, with protein sequence MSGKLKISVSSCETAISNSSRVNSNTKTKCCQLFLSCFKINRKKESLEDIVDDNVKEYDYIVEKLVVKRVPFVLFSMPKNVLENKINSETKNNSNKETPQSQTKLTTMYSTASETQSLLYYSDRFDQNMSLDISNKCSHTDTNRVLLNEKNRKHTFSDNYHTRITELMNTLSSLHPNLKEEERPPKDPYPLNISQNKSVLSTKISLKEFLNKNNEHQMKQAFKSQTFVQEPFLKKKESRNINCSEIKSKDDKGIYCLNQMKYITLDDFQDSCASIEKPIIQSVHKISCNSTNFVKSIINTNQMNAEDYKSINNHLQWNHQSLINQSKTLLENITKTDTSRIILRWNIILKHYKSKTYSSKTSQKLSKYFNIS
- the LOC413877 gene encoding nuclear cap-binding protein subunit 2 — translated: MATIKLNPSNSPSVELSSYRDQHFKGSRAEQDRLLRNSTTLYVGNLSFYTTEEQIYELFSKCGDIRRIIMGLDKYKKTPCGFCFVEYYQRVDAENCMRYINGTRLDDRIIRTDWDAGFIEGRQYGRGKTGGQVRDEYRSDFDSGRGGYGKIIQQKVTPLSDGTFGR
- the LOC552419 gene encoding ras-like GTP-binding protein RhoL isoform X1; amino-acid sequence: MCSNNKENKNTISKHRPIKVTTIGDGTVGKTCMLITYTTNEFPSEYVPTVFDNYAGMIHVDGQEFDMTLWDTAGQEDYERIRPLSYPNTDCFLICFSVNSRTSYENVANKWHPEIKHHCPNTPIVLVGTKGDLRNAENVDTITFKECKKMKKKIKAYKYVECSALKRENLEEVFNEAIRAVLKKPSSKLCCSF
- the LOC552419 gene encoding ras-like GTP-binding protein RhoL isoform X2 — protein: MLITYTTNEFPSEYVPTVFDNYAGMIHVDGQEFDMTLWDTAGQEDYERIRPLSYPNTDCFLICFSVNSRTSYENVANKWHPEIKHHCPNTPIVLVGTKGDLRNAENVDTITFKECKKMKKKIKAYKYVECSALKRENLEEVFNEAIRAVLKKPSSKLCCSF